One genomic window of Lagenorhynchus albirostris chromosome 17, mLagAlb1.1, whole genome shotgun sequence includes the following:
- the CPNE3 gene encoding copine-3 isoform X2 produces MAAQCVTKVELNISCDNLLDKDVGSKSDPLCVLFLNTSGQQWYEVDRTERIKNCLNPKFSKTFIIDYYFEVVQKLKFGIYDIDNKTIELSDDDFLGECECTLGQISAEEIKDNRVVLFEMEARKLDNKDLFGKSDPYLEFHKQMSDGNWLMVHRTEVIKNNLNPVWRPFKISLNSLCYGDMDKTIKVECYDYDNDGSHDLIGTFQTTMTKLKEASRNSPVEFECINEKKRQKKKSYKNSGVISVKQCEITVECTFLDYIMGGCQLNFTVGVDFTGSNGDPRSPDSLHYISPNGVNEYLTAIWSVGLVIQDYDADKMFPAFGFGAQIPPQWQVSHEFPINFNPSNPYCNGIQGIIEAYRACLPQIKLYGPTNFSPIINHVARFAAAATQQQTASQYFVLLIITDGVITDLDETRQAIVNAAKLPMSIIIVGVGDADFGAMEFLDGDGGSLRSPSGEVAIRDIVQFVPFRQFQSAPKEALAQCVLAEIPQQVVGYFNTYKLLPPKNPATK; encoded by the exons ATGGCTGCCCAGTGTGTCACAAAGGTGGAACTGAATATTTCCTGTGACAATCTTTTGGATAAAGATGTAGGGTCAAAGTCAGACCCtttgtgtgtgttatttttgAATACGAGTGGTCAACAGTGGTATGAG GTTGACCGCACAGAAAGGATTAAGAATTGCTTGAATCCCAAATTTTCCAAGACATTTATTATTGATTACTACTTTGAAGTGGTTCAGAAATTGAAATTTGGGATTTATGACATTGACAACAAAACTATCGAGCTGAGTGATGATGACTTCCTAGGAGAATGTGAATGTACCCTTGGACAA ATTTCAGCTGAAGAAATAAAGGATAACAGAGTTGTCTTGTTTGAAATGGAAGCAAGAAAACTTGATAATAAG gaTCTATTTGGAAAGTCAGATCCATACCTGGAATTCCACAAGCAGATGTCTGATGGAAACTGGCTAATGGTTCATCGAACAGAG gttattaaaaacaaCTTGAATCCTGTTTGGAGgccttttaaaatctctcttaactccctgtgctatggagaTATGGATAAAACTATTAAG GTAGAGTGTTATGATTATGACAATGATGGGTCCCATGATCTCATTGGAACATTTCAAACCACCATGACAAAACTGAAAGAAGCCTCCAGAAATTCACCT GTTGAATTTGAgtgcataaatgaaaaaaagaggcaaaagaagaaaagctacAAGAATTCAGGTGTTATCAGTGTGAAACAGTGTGAG ATTACAGTGGAATGTACATTCCTTGACTATATCATGGGAGGATGTCAACTGAATTTTACT GTGGGCGTGGACTTCACTGGCTCCAATGGTGATCCAAGGTCTCCCGACTCCCTTCATTACATCAGCCCCAATGGTGTTAATGAGTATTTGACTGCAATCTGGTCTGTGGGACTGGTCATTCAAGATTATGATGC tgataAGATGTTTCCAGCTTTTGGTTTTGGAGCTCAGATCCCACCTCAGTGGCAG GTTTCTCATGAATTTCCAATAAACTTTAATCCGTCCAATCCCTACTGTAAtg GAATTCAAGGCATTATAGAGGCATATCGGGCCTGCCTTCCTCAGATAAAACTCTATGGACCAACTAACTTTTCTCCAATCATAAATCATGTGGCCAGgtttgctgctgcagccacacAACAACAGACAGCTTCT CAATATTTTGTGCTCTTAATCATTACCGATGGCGTGATCACAGACCTTGATGAGACCAGACAAGCTATCGTTAACGCTGCCAAGCTGCCTATGTCCATCATCATTGTCGGAGTCGGAGATGCTGACTTTGGTGCCATGGAGTTTCTGGATGGTGATGGTGGAAGTCTCCGCTCCCCGTCGGGTGAGGTAGCCATCAGGGATATTGTCCAGTTTGTGCCTTTCAGACAGTTCCAGAGC GCTCCAAAAGAAGCGCTTGCTCAATGTGTCTTGGCGGAGATCCCCCAGCAGGTGGTAGGCTACTTCAACACATACAAACTCCTTCCTCCCAAGAACCCGGCTACGAAATGA
- the CPNE3 gene encoding copine-3 isoform X1: MAAQCVTKVELNISCDNLLDKDVGSKSDPLCVLFLNTSGQQWYEVDRTERIKNCLNPKFSKTFIIDYYFEVVQKLKFGIYDIDNKTIELSDDDFLGECECTLGQIVSSKKLTRPLVLKNGRPAGKGSITISAEEIKDNRVVLFEMEARKLDNKDLFGKSDPYLEFHKQMSDGNWLMVHRTEVIKNNLNPVWRPFKISLNSLCYGDMDKTIKVECYDYDNDGSHDLIGTFQTTMTKLKEASRNSPVEFECINEKKRQKKKSYKNSGVISVKQCEITVECTFLDYIMGGCQLNFTVGVDFTGSNGDPRSPDSLHYISPNGVNEYLTAIWSVGLVIQDYDADKMFPAFGFGAQIPPQWQVSHEFPINFNPSNPYCNGIQGIIEAYRACLPQIKLYGPTNFSPIINHVARFAAAATQQQTASQYFVLLIITDGVITDLDETRQAIVNAAKLPMSIIIVGVGDADFGAMEFLDGDGGSLRSPSGEVAIRDIVQFVPFRQFQSAPKEALAQCVLAEIPQQVVGYFNTYKLLPPKNPATK, translated from the exons ATGGCTGCCCAGTGTGTCACAAAGGTGGAACTGAATATTTCCTGTGACAATCTTTTGGATAAAGATGTAGGGTCAAAGTCAGACCCtttgtgtgtgttatttttgAATACGAGTGGTCAACAGTGGTATGAG GTTGACCGCACAGAAAGGATTAAGAATTGCTTGAATCCCAAATTTTCCAAGACATTTATTATTGATTACTACTTTGAAGTGGTTCAGAAATTGAAATTTGGGATTTATGACATTGACAACAAAACTATCGAGCTGAGTGATGATGACTTCCTAGGAGAATGTGAATGTACCCTTGGACAA ATTGTTTCCAGTAAGAAACTAACTCGACCACTGGTGCTTAAAAATGGCAGACCTGCAGGGAAAGGAAGCATTACG ATTTCAGCTGAAGAAATAAAGGATAACAGAGTTGTCTTGTTTGAAATGGAAGCAAGAAAACTTGATAATAAG gaTCTATTTGGAAAGTCAGATCCATACCTGGAATTCCACAAGCAGATGTCTGATGGAAACTGGCTAATGGTTCATCGAACAGAG gttattaaaaacaaCTTGAATCCTGTTTGGAGgccttttaaaatctctcttaactccctgtgctatggagaTATGGATAAAACTATTAAG GTAGAGTGTTATGATTATGACAATGATGGGTCCCATGATCTCATTGGAACATTTCAAACCACCATGACAAAACTGAAAGAAGCCTCCAGAAATTCACCT GTTGAATTTGAgtgcataaatgaaaaaaagaggcaaaagaagaaaagctacAAGAATTCAGGTGTTATCAGTGTGAAACAGTGTGAG ATTACAGTGGAATGTACATTCCTTGACTATATCATGGGAGGATGTCAACTGAATTTTACT GTGGGCGTGGACTTCACTGGCTCCAATGGTGATCCAAGGTCTCCCGACTCCCTTCATTACATCAGCCCCAATGGTGTTAATGAGTATTTGACTGCAATCTGGTCTGTGGGACTGGTCATTCAAGATTATGATGC tgataAGATGTTTCCAGCTTTTGGTTTTGGAGCTCAGATCCCACCTCAGTGGCAG GTTTCTCATGAATTTCCAATAAACTTTAATCCGTCCAATCCCTACTGTAAtg GAATTCAAGGCATTATAGAGGCATATCGGGCCTGCCTTCCTCAGATAAAACTCTATGGACCAACTAACTTTTCTCCAATCATAAATCATGTGGCCAGgtttgctgctgcagccacacAACAACAGACAGCTTCT CAATATTTTGTGCTCTTAATCATTACCGATGGCGTGATCACAGACCTTGATGAGACCAGACAAGCTATCGTTAACGCTGCCAAGCTGCCTATGTCCATCATCATTGTCGGAGTCGGAGATGCTGACTTTGGTGCCATGGAGTTTCTGGATGGTGATGGTGGAAGTCTCCGCTCCCCGTCGGGTGAGGTAGCCATCAGGGATATTGTCCAGTTTGTGCCTTTCAGACAGTTCCAGAGC GCTCCAAAAGAAGCGCTTGCTCAATGTGTCTTGGCGGAGATCCCCCAGCAGGTGGTAGGCTACTTCAACACATACAAACTCCTTCCTCCCAAGAACCCGGCTACGAAATGA